Proteins from one Xenopus tropicalis strain Nigerian chromosome 1, UCB_Xtro_10.0, whole genome shotgun sequence genomic window:
- the ccna2 gene encoding cyclin-A2 produces the protein MADHLLRDENQENVQPRKPLAPVGGRTVLGVLQENHRGRQTLKASKPALQQAQALSVNHLGVNDENYGKVPAGKAASKQPTFTIHVDEPDCTNNRRKPVHKKTVQDENLRQLNSVLGSIGTRKPLEPIHIAMETSFGSPMDVSLVDEEQKVVGCSNVPDYAKEIHTYLREMEVKCKPKSGYMQKQPDITGNMRAILVDWLVEVGEEYKLQNETLYLAVNYIDRFLSSMSVLRGKLQLVGTAAMLLASKFEEIYPPEVAEFVYITDDTYTKKQVLKMEHLVLKVLSFDLAAPTILQYLNQYFQIQPVSPKVESLSMFLGELSLVDADPFLRYLPSVVAAAAFVIANYTVNERTWSDSLVQYTGYALETLKPCILDLYQTYLSAASHQQQAVREKYKTQKNHCVSLIDPPESLSIFL, from the exons ATGGCCGACCATCTGCTGCGTGATGAGAATCAGGAGAATGTTCAACCCCGAAAACCCCTTGCCCCCGTGGGCGGGCGCACCGTGCTGGGGGTGCTGCAGGAAAACCACAGAGGCCGACAGACCCTAAAAGCGAGCAAGCCGGCCCTCCAGCAGGCTCAG GCTTTGTCTGTAAATCACTTGGGCGTAAATGATGAGAATTATGGCAAGGTACCGGCTGGAAAAGCAGCCAGCAAACAGCCTACTTTTACAATCCATGTGGATGAGCCAGACTGTACAAATAACAGAAGAAAGCCTGTTCATAAAAAGACCGTTCAAGATGAAAATCTACGACAACTCAATTCAGTTCTGGGTTCCATTGGaacaagaaaaccattggaaccTATCCACATAGCAATGGAAACTAGCTTTG GTTCTCCTATGGATGTGTCGCTTGTGGATGAAGAACAAAAAGTAGTCGGTTGTAGTAATGTTCCTGATTATGCTAAAGAGATTCACACATACCTGCGAGAAATGGAG GTGAAGTGTAAACCAAAGTCTGGGTACATGCAAAAACAACCGGACATAACAGGCAACATGAGAGCTATTCTTGTTGACTGGCTTGTTGAAGTTGGTGAGGAGTATAAGCTGCAAAACGAAACCCTGTACCTTGCTGTAAACTATATAGATAGGTTTCTTTCATCTATGTCCGTATTGAGAGGCAAGCTCCAGCTGGTTGGAACCGCTGCAATGCTTTTAGCATC AAAGTTCGAAGAAATCTATCCTCCTGAAGTGGCAGAGTTTGTTTACATTACTGATGATACATACACAAAGAAACAGGTTCTCAAGATGGAACACTTGGTGCTGAAAGTTCTGTCGTTTGACCTTGCTGCTCCAACAATCTTACAGTACCTCAATCAGTACTTCCAAATACAACCAGTCTCTCCAAAAGTGGAAAGCCTAAGCATG TTCTTGGGAGAGCTCAGCTTGGTTGATGCTGATCCTTTCCTGCGGTATCTGCCATCTGTTGTTGCTGCAGCAGCATTTGTCATTGCCAACTACACAGTTAATGAGAGAACTTGG TCGGATTCTTTGGTGCAGTACACAGGGTACGCTCTTGAAACACTTAAACCCTGTATTTTGGACCTATACCAGACCTACCTCTCTGCTGCAAGTCACCAACAGCAAGCTGTGCGAGAGAAGTACAAAACTCAGAA GAATCACTGTGTATCTCTTATTGATCCTCCAGAATCGTTGTCTATATTTTTATAA